One Desulfobulbus oligotrophicus DNA segment encodes these proteins:
- a CDS encoding YeeE/YedE thiosulfate transporter family protein, which translates to MEDLKVFWEKVRHLYKVLCQEEWNPVLTGIIVALLSIFIMAWWRPWGIVGAIRNWGDWMLWHAGIFNGDLAELVGFVDEDGDMVLTKSLLFNTGSVIGLGFVGGSFISACLGGQFAFRFPPIREYVKAIIAGILMGVGAALAGGCNVGGMYNAIGNLAANGFAMWVGLVPGVLFGLWLLYKEMEHVSWGSGGSWTLEVPVALQWILGVAAVVGVIWSAVYYSNFDGDEYVDYITSLSGILLIAVGLGYTMQRGRWCMIQGFREPHMTGDCTMAKSVALSIVIVAVGAAILKFEVANRLGGEPVLDPMNYVRGTFGWGGVVGGFVFGLGAMLAGGCGSGTLWRVGEGQIKLLVTVPFFSLSNSLMVAWFSAYNFEEEGYLGKYIYLPDVFGYGFTLALILGFCTLWYLVVTWNEDTNKLLLPM; encoded by the coding sequence ATGGAAGATTTGAAGGTTTTTTGGGAGAAAGTTAGGCACCTTTACAAAGTGCTTTGCCAGGAGGAATGGAACCCGGTTTTGACCGGTATAATCGTAGCACTTTTAAGTATCTTCATCATGGCCTGGTGGCGTCCCTGGGGCATTGTTGGAGCTATTCGAAACTGGGGAGATTGGATGCTCTGGCATGCTGGCATCTTCAATGGAGACCTTGCCGAACTGGTCGGTTTTGTTGATGAAGATGGTGACATGGTTCTCACGAAATCACTTCTTTTCAACACCGGCTCAGTTATTGGTTTAGGTTTTGTCGGTGGATCATTTATATCAGCCTGTCTGGGTGGCCAGTTCGCTTTTCGATTTCCTCCTATCCGTGAGTACGTTAAAGCCATTATCGCCGGTATCCTGATGGGTGTTGGTGCAGCTTTGGCCGGTGGTTGTAATGTCGGCGGCATGTACAATGCCATCGGTAACCTCGCGGCGAATGGTTTTGCCATGTGGGTAGGTCTGGTTCCTGGTGTTTTGTTCGGACTATGGCTGCTGTACAAGGAGATGGAACATGTTTCCTGGGGTAGTGGTGGTTCATGGACCCTGGAGGTTCCGGTAGCGCTGCAGTGGATTTTAGGAGTGGCAGCTGTCGTAGGGGTCATTTGGAGTGCGGTATACTACTCTAATTTTGATGGTGATGAGTATGTTGACTATATCACCTCTCTTTCCGGTATCTTGCTGATTGCAGTGGGCTTAGGCTATACAATGCAGAGAGGTCGCTGGTGTATGATTCAGGGTTTTCGCGAACCACACATGACCGGCGACTGCACCATGGCCAAATCCGTTGCCCTGTCGATCGTCATTGTCGCTGTTGGAGCGGCGATCCTCAAGTTCGAGGTTGCTAATCGCTTAGGTGGTGAACCTGTGCTTGATCCGATGAACTACGTTCGTGGAACCTTTGGCTGGGGTGGCGTGGTCGGTGGATTTGTCTTTGGTCTTGGCGCCATGTTGGCTGGTGGATGTGGGTCCGGGACACTGTGGCGTGTTGGTGAAGGTCAGATAAAACTGTTGGTGACCGTGCCTTTCTTTTCGCTTTCCAACTCACTGATGGTGGCCTGGTTTTCAGCGTATAATTTCGAAGAAGAGGGCTACCTGGGTAAATACATTTACCTGCCGGATGTGTTTGGTTATGGATTCACACTGGCCCTGATTCTGGGTTTTTGTACGTTGTGGTACCTGGTTGTCACTTGGAACGAAGATACCAA
- a CDS encoding sulfurtransferase TusA family protein, with protein sequence MSDVKVAPEGLDVALVLDAKGLSCPMPLLRTKKEIGKIKSGEILQVQGTDPGSRNDIPGWCQRAGHEYMGEKEEAGFMSFFIKKG encoded by the coding sequence ATGAGTGACGTAAAAGTAGCACCTGAAGGTTTGGATGTCGCTTTGGTTTTAGATGCAAAAGGATTGAGCTGCCCCATGCCTCTTCTGCGGACAAAAAAGGAAATTGGTAAAATTAAATCCGGAGAAATCTTGCAGGTCCAGGGGACTGATCCCGGCTCACGCAATGATATCCCGGGCTGGTGTCAGCGCGCTGGTCACGAGTACATGGGAGAGAAGGAAGAGGCCGGCTTCATGAGTTTTTTTATTAAAAAAGGATGA